In Bradyrhizobium lablabi, one DNA window encodes the following:
- a CDS encoding flagellin encodes MSGIVLSAAVRQNLLSLQNTAELLSTTQNRLASGKKVNTALDNPTNFFTAQGLDNRASDINNLLDAIGNGVQVLQAANTGLTSLQKLVDTAKSIANQVLQTTTGYTQKASATSLAPTGSGAGTATDLVNIGSGTANSLSGKTFIFTPATGAATTITLGTGAGQVNSITAFNTALTSAGLGLTASLATNGSITLTSTNDNASQTLTTTATAAPNNIGITGTDTATLVTPTGGTAGAPLADPNSQTTRASLVAQYNNIIAQITTTSQDSSFNGINLLFGDDLKLTFNETGKSTLNIKGVTYDATGLGLGPLVAGTDFLDNSSANAVIAKVSAASDQLRSEASSLGSNLSIVQIRQNFAKNLINVLQTGSANLTLADSNEEAANSQALSTRQSIAVSALALSNQSQQSVLQLLR; translated from the coding sequence ATGTCCGGTATTGTTCTTTCGGCAGCGGTTCGCCAGAACCTGCTCTCGCTGCAAAACACCGCGGAGCTTCTCTCCACCACCCAGAACCGTCTGGCCAGCGGCAAGAAGGTCAACACCGCGCTCGATAATCCGACCAACTTTTTCACCGCGCAGGGCCTCGATAACCGCGCCAGCGACATCAACAATTTGCTCGACGCCATCGGCAACGGCGTACAGGTGCTGCAGGCCGCCAATACCGGCCTCACTTCACTGCAGAAGCTGGTCGATACCGCCAAGTCGATCGCCAACCAGGTGCTGCAGACGACCACCGGCTATACGCAGAAGGCTTCTGCGACGAGCCTGGCGCCGACCGGCTCGGGCGCGGGAACGGCCACCGATCTGGTCAACATCGGCAGCGGCACCGCCAACTCGCTCAGCGGCAAGACCTTCATCTTTACGCCTGCCACCGGTGCCGCGACCACGATCACGCTCGGTACCGGTGCCGGTCAAGTCAACTCAATCACCGCTTTCAATACCGCGCTGACATCCGCCGGCCTTGGATTGACGGCGTCATTGGCCACCAATGGCTCCATCACGCTGACCTCCACCAACGACAATGCGAGCCAGACGCTGACGACCACAGCAACTGCAGCTCCGAACAACATTGGGATCACCGGCACCGATACAGCGACCCTTGTCACTCCGACCGGCGGCACCGCCGGCGCGCCACTCGCCGATCCGAACTCGCAGACCACGCGTGCCAGCCTGGTTGCCCAGTACAACAACATCATCGCGCAGATCACGACGACATCGCAGGACTCTTCGTTCAACGGCATCAACCTGCTGTTCGGTGATGACCTGAAACTGACCTTCAACGAAACCGGCAAGTCCACGCTCAACATCAAAGGCGTCACCTATGACGCGACCGGCCTCGGTCTTGGTCCGTTGGTCGCGGGTACCGATTTCCTCGACAACAGCTCAGCCAATGCGGTGATTGCCAAGGTAAGCGCCGCTTCAGACCAGTTGCGGTCGGAAGCCTCGTCGCTCGGTTCTAACCTGTCAATCGTGCAGATCCGCCAGAACTTTGCCAAAAACCTGATCAACGTGCTGCAGACCGGCTCGGCCAATTTGACGCTGGCCGACTCCAACGAGGAAGCGGCCAATAGCCAGGCGCTGTCGACGCGCCAATCGATCGCGGTGTCCGCGCTGGCCCTGTCCAACCAGTCCCAGCAGAGCGTGCTGCAACTGTTGCGCTGA